A stretch of Blautia liquoris DNA encodes these proteins:
- a CDS encoding carbohydrate ABC transporter permease, with product MLGTKTKTIRKSSSDQVFDVVNVIAMVILFFIFAWPLWFTVIASFSDPKEVWLGNVFLLPKGFTLMAYKETIKYKAIWIGYRNTIFYTVVGTAINLVLTICTAYPLSRKDFMPRNVLMFFFMFTMFFSGGMIPTYLVVNKLNMINTPWAMIIPSAIAIYNVIVMRTYFMNSIPSTLQEAAELDGANTFQYLIKVVLPLSKPILAVIGLYYAVGHWNDFFSALLYINDKNLMPLQSFLRDLLMTNQMGMGNMQGMDAAQAEAKMQLAQTLKYSAIIVSTVPVLCIYPFIQKYFVKGVMIGSVKG from the coding sequence ATGTTAGGAACGAAGACAAAGACGATCAGAAAATCGAGCTCAGATCAGGTGTTTGATGTTGTCAACGTGATTGCAATGGTCATTCTCTTCTTTATTTTTGCATGGCCGCTGTGGTTTACCGTTATCGCGTCATTCTCTGATCCAAAAGAAGTCTGGCTGGGAAATGTGTTTTTATTACCAAAAGGTTTTACATTAATGGCGTACAAGGAGACAATCAAATATAAAGCAATATGGATCGGATACCGAAACACGATTTTCTATACGGTAGTTGGTACAGCAATCAATCTTGTACTGACGATTTGTACGGCCTATCCTTTGTCAAGAAAAGATTTTATGCCCAGAAATGTACTGATGTTTTTCTTTATGTTTACGATGTTTTTTAGTGGAGGAATGATTCCAACCTATCTTGTTGTGAATAAACTGAATATGATAAATACACCCTGGGCGATGATAATTCCAAGTGCAATTGCTATTTATAATGTTATTGTAATGAGAACTTATTTTATGAACAGTATTCCTTCCACGCTTCAGGAAGCAGCCGAACTTGACGGGGCAAACACATTTCAGTATCTGATAAAAGTTGTATTGCCGTTGTCCAAACCCATTCTGGCTGTGATTGGGCTATATTATGCGGTAGGACACTGGAATGATTTCTTCTCAGCACTGCTATATATCAATGATAAGAACCTGATGCCGCTTCAGTCTTTCTTAAGAGATCTTTTGATGACGAATCAGATGGGAATGGGTAATATGCAGGGCATGGATGCAGCCCAGGCGGAAGCAAAGATGCAGCTGGCTCAGACGTTGAAATACAGCGCAATCATAGTTTCTACCGTTCCAGTACTTTGTATATATCCGTTTATACAGAAATACTTTGTAAAAGGTGTTATGATAGGATCAGTGAAAGGGTAA
- a CDS encoding type 2 periplasmic-binding domain-containing protein, whose product MKAKSVLALGLSVIMITSLAACGGSSDTKKKENNKAEETAGSGEKVTFPLKDKKKYSVFYQMNGEYELQDNVTMQTLLDEANIEFDYQAVMGSDFSEKRNLVLSSGEYPDVFFKSNFWMPDLNKYGKQGIFLPLEDMIKEYAPNLTKKLDELDGWKYLTSGDGHIYSLPEINRQFGAVTPYWINKKWMDNLGLKEPTNLDELYEVLKKFKEEDANGNGDPNDEIPITATDGVKLDLLLPYFDVGYDGETKTAVINDKLTYLPTSDVYKKFIEFVTKLYQEGILDKNAFTQKHEQQGAVGQSGDILGSFFDAGAFLTVGRERDRDYQALTPFKAGTYPLSSGFNPGSLVLTDKCKDPEVIIAWADQFYTEEGGISAILGIEGKTWQKRDDGDWEWIVGKGYGDDIAAVRASSTIQGAANHPSIWPDFWYDHMSPEVDPNEVYLNSERLRISEKGKVALPVMQYSDEDAMTIATLKTDIDSYIDQYLAQVATGALNLDKSWDDYKKTLDNMGAGQLTEIYQKAYDEAKEK is encoded by the coding sequence ATGAAAGCAAAATCAGTTTTGGCATTAGGATTAAGTGTAATAATGATCACTTCACTTGCAGCTTGTGGCGGAAGTTCCGACACAAAGAAAAAGGAAAATAATAAGGCAGAAGAGACAGCAGGATCCGGAGAAAAGGTTACTTTCCCCTTAAAGGATAAAAAGAAGTATAGTGTTTTCTATCAGATGAATGGTGAATATGAGCTACAAGATAATGTGACAATGCAAACTTTATTGGATGAAGCGAATATTGAATTTGACTATCAGGCTGTTATGGGCAGTGATTTTTCAGAGAAAAGAAATTTAGTATTAAGTTCAGGGGAATATCCAGACGTTTTCTTTAAATCGAACTTCTGGATGCCTGATTTAAATAAATATGGAAAACAAGGAATCTTTCTTCCATTGGAGGATATGATCAAGGAGTATGCCCCCAATCTCACGAAAAAATTAGATGAATTGGATGGGTGGAAATATCTTACATCGGGAGATGGACACATATACTCTTTGCCTGAGATTAACAGGCAATTTGGTGCAGTTACTCCTTATTGGATTAATAAAAAATGGATGGACAATCTGGGGCTAAAAGAACCAACAAATTTGGATGAACTCTACGAAGTTCTGAAGAAATTTAAAGAAGAAGATGCAAATGGGAATGGAGATCCGAATGATGAGATACCGATCACTGCTACGGATGGAGTGAAACTTGATCTGCTTCTTCCCTATTTTGACGTTGGATATGACGGGGAAACGAAAACGGCTGTCATTAACGATAAGTTGACGTACTTGCCAACTTCAGATGTGTACAAAAAATTCATCGAGTTTGTCACGAAACTTTACCAGGAGGGAATTCTTGATAAAAATGCATTTACACAAAAACATGAACAGCAGGGTGCTGTTGGCCAATCGGGGGATATTCTGGGATCTTTCTTTGATGCAGGGGCATTTTTGACAGTGGGACGAGAAAGAGATCGGGATTATCAGGCGTTGACGCCATTTAAGGCTGGTACATATCCTTTGAGTTCAGGATTCAATCCAGGATCGTTAGTCTTGACAGATAAATGTAAAGATCCAGAAGTAATTATTGCGTGGGCTGATCAGTTTTACACAGAGGAAGGTGGAATCAGTGCTATTCTGGGAATAGAAGGAAAAACCTGGCAAAAACGAGATGATGGTGACTGGGAATGGATTGTGGGAAAGGGATATGGTGATGATATTGCGGCAGTTCGTGCATCTTCTACAATCCAAGGAGCTGCAAACCATCCATCCATTTGGCCGGATTTTTGGTATGATCATATGTCTCCCGAAGTTGATCCGAATGAAGTATATCTAAATAGTGAGAGACTAAGAATTTCGGAAAAAGGAAAAGTTGCGCTTCCTGTTATGCAGTACAGTGATGAGGATGCGATGACGATTGCAACATTAAAAACAGATATTGATTCCTATATTGATCAATATTTAGCACAGGTGGCAACCGGAGCTCTAAACTTGGATAAAAGCTGGGATGACTATAAGAAAACTCTTGACAATATGGGTGCAGGTCAGTTGACTGAGATTTACCAGAAAGCATACGATGAAGCAAAAGAAAAGTGA
- a CDS encoding glycosyl hydrolase, whose protein sequence is MDEILKGLVHKMDVEERYQLFQNPTREYKGKPFWSWNGQLKKDELLRQIDIMKKMGFGGYFMHSRTGLETEYLGEEWFKLIDACADYGEEHDMESWLYDEDRWPSGTAGGIVTEDKKYRAMFLVADRYGFDQIDGLKWDRHVVAAFACHFDGIHYSDARRLNNTFEINEEETLVIFSTHYADCEDVYNGYTYLDTMNREGVEKFIRESHEKYSENCGSRIGKSIPGIFTDEPHRGALFSSFSGGRENMVPYTPHLFEEFEKRFGYDLKSNLMDLFFRNERCELSKISRDFVELCQKLFIENFAVPIQTWCHDHHMIFTGHVLHEDSLIAQTVMQGSLMRFYEYMDYPGMDLLTEHNECWWVAKQVTSAARQLNKPRVLSELYGATGWQMSLESYKNVGDWQALFGVNLRCPHLSWYTMKGEAKRDYPSSILHQSPWYEEYKYMEDYFSRINVFFEEGEPECDLLVLNPIESVWARAYSGAFDVLASRDGKINALEMCYEEVFRRLVRRRIDFDYGEEDILARHAKIIDGCIEVGKAKYHKVLVAGMDTMRSSTLKLLKQFVSQGGKVIFAGDIPRYIDVMFSNEVLDLSRDCKVYKVSDAFEENCLSGNEIGITGEGSDDIFAQTRLLKGMRVVFLLNIRRNRSYRGLRICLGQGTRLELWDARSGKREKLGCLREAGKLYINLNFEKGEEKLIAIFDDNEKSTQDSPDKKSSPRDVPAELIQMSGSEKGITPILNVPESYSYTLSEKNICVLDQVKVMTDAGDFLNRQEVLKADRNLRDLFHVPYRSGEMLQPWFEKKRKGKEKKICRLVLQFDFKVDYCPDELELAIEDIEHIRSLSLNGRKIKLVSLGKWVDICFDRIVLPADSLKEDNVIEIEYDYYKTCGLEAIYLLGNFGVKLSEDRKTPYLTKLPKRLKIGDITTQGLPFYSGKITYQIEGFANKTILVRLDGISGSCVKLFGKKNKMIAFSPYESEIRDLKGIQIILTRRNTFGPLHQLPAVVESYAPNNFMTTGEDWSDGYVLLPYGLMKGPEYFEIIDGV, encoded by the coding sequence TTGGATGAAATCTTGAAAGGATTGGTACATAAGATGGATGTTGAAGAAAGGTATCAATTATTTCAAAATCCTACAAGAGAATATAAGGGAAAGCCCTTTTGGTCGTGGAATGGACAATTAAAGAAAGATGAATTATTAAGACAGATAGATATCATGAAAAAGATGGGGTTCGGCGGATATTTCATGCATTCCAGGACCGGACTGGAAACCGAATATCTCGGTGAAGAGTGGTTTAAACTCATCGATGCATGTGCGGATTACGGAGAAGAGCATGACATGGAATCCTGGCTCTATGATGAAGACCGGTGGCCATCGGGAACGGCCGGAGGCATAGTGACAGAAGATAAAAAATACCGTGCCATGTTTCTGGTGGCAGACCGTTATGGTTTTGATCAGATAGATGGATTGAAATGGGATCGTCATGTTGTGGCTGCGTTTGCTTGTCACTTCGATGGAATACATTACAGTGACGCGAGAAGACTGAACAATACTTTTGAGATAAATGAAGAAGAAACATTGGTTATATTCAGTACTCACTATGCCGACTGCGAGGATGTTTATAATGGATATACCTATCTCGATACGATGAACAGGGAAGGTGTAGAGAAGTTTATCCGGGAAAGCCATGAAAAGTATTCAGAAAACTGCGGTAGTCGTATAGGAAAAAGCATACCGGGTATTTTTACTGACGAACCCCATCGTGGAGCTTTGTTTTCAAGTTTTTCCGGAGGCAGAGAAAATATGGTTCCCTACACACCGCATCTGTTTGAAGAGTTTGAAAAGAGATTCGGATATGATCTGAAATCAAATTTGATGGATCTTTTTTTCAGAAATGAGAGATGCGAACTTTCAAAAATCAGCCGCGATTTTGTCGAACTATGCCAGAAACTATTTATTGAAAATTTTGCGGTTCCCATTCAGACCTGGTGCCATGATCATCACATGATTTTTACGGGGCATGTGTTACACGAGGATTCTCTGATTGCTCAGACCGTGATGCAAGGGTCGCTCATGAGATTTTATGAGTATATGGATTATCCCGGGATGGACCTTTTGACTGAGCATAATGAATGCTGGTGGGTTGCAAAACAGGTCACATCGGCTGCCAGACAGTTGAATAAACCCAGGGTGCTGTCCGAACTCTACGGGGCAACCGGCTGGCAGATGAGCTTGGAATCATATAAAAATGTTGGTGACTGGCAGGCATTATTTGGGGTAAACCTCAGATGCCCCCATTTATCATGGTACACGATGAAAGGTGAGGCAAAAAGAGATTATCCTTCCAGCATTTTGCATCAGTCGCCCTGGTATGAGGAGTACAAATATATGGAGGATTACTTTTCCAGAATTAATGTATTTTTTGAGGAGGGAGAGCCGGAGTGTGATCTGCTGGTTCTAAATCCGATCGAAAGTGTCTGGGCCAGAGCGTACAGCGGAGCATTTGATGTGTTAGCTTCTCGTGACGGCAAAATCAATGCGTTGGAAATGTGCTATGAAGAAGTTTTTCGCAGACTGGTTCGCCGTCGAATTGATTTTGATTATGGGGAGGAAGATATTCTTGCAAGACATGCAAAAATCATCGACGGATGTATCGAAGTAGGAAAGGCGAAATATCATAAGGTTTTGGTCGCTGGTATGGATACGATGCGTTCCTCAACCTTGAAACTATTGAAGCAATTTGTATCACAGGGTGGAAAAGTGATATTCGCAGGAGACATTCCGAGATATATCGATGTTATGTTTTCGAATGAAGTGTTAGATTTAAGCAGAGACTGCAAAGTATATAAAGTTTCGGATGCATTTGAAGAGAACTGTCTTTCGGGGAATGAAATTGGGATAACAGGAGAGGGATCCGATGATATTTTTGCCCAGACAAGGCTTCTTAAAGGAATGAGAGTTGTTTTCCTATTAAATATCAGGCGTAATCGTTCCTACAGAGGCTTGCGAATTTGTTTGGGTCAGGGGACAAGACTGGAATTATGGGATGCCAGGAGTGGAAAGAGAGAGAAGCTGGGGTGTCTCAGAGAAGCCGGGAAACTGTATATCAATCTGAATTTTGAAAAAGGAGAAGAAAAGCTAATTGCGATCTTCGATGATAATGAGAAAAGTACGCAAGATTCCCCTGATAAGAAAAGCAGTCCCCGAGATGTGCCAGCTGAACTGATACAAATGTCTGGTTCGGAAAAAGGGATTACACCAATTTTGAATGTACCAGAAAGCTATTCATATACCTTATCTGAGAAAAACATTTGTGTATTGGACCAGGTAAAAGTGATGACGGATGCCGGGGATTTTTTGAACAGGCAGGAAGTACTGAAAGCTGACAGAAACCTCAGAGATCTTTTTCATGTACCTTATCGCAGCGGAGAGATGCTTCAGCCCTGGTTCGAGAAGAAACGGAAAGGAAAGGAAAAAAAAATCTGCCGTCTGGTTTTACAGTTTGATTTTAAGGTGGATTACTGTCCGGATGAATTGGAATTAGCTATTGAGGATATTGAGCACATACGGTCTCTTAGCCTGAATGGCAGAAAAATAAAGTTAGTGAGTCTCGGAAAATGGGTAGATATCTGTTTCGACAGGATTGTACTTCCAGCAGATTCTTTAAAAGAAGACAATGTGATTGAAATAGAATACGATTATTATAAAACCTGTGGGTTGGAAGCAATATATCTGCTAGGCAATTTTGGTGTAAAACTGTCAGAGGATAGAAAAACGCCGTACTTGACGAAACTGCCCAAACGTTTGAAGATTGGTGATATCACAACACAAGGGCTGCCGTTTTATTCTGGTAAGATTACTTATCAAATAGAGGGATTTGCAAATAAAACAATTCTTGTCAGATTAGATGGTATCAGTGGATCGTGTGTGAAACTATTTGGCAAAAAGAATAAAATGATCGCTTTTTCTCCCTATGAAAGTGAAATCAGAGATCTGAAAGGCATTCAGATCATTCTTACAAGAAGAAATACATTCGGGCCGCTGCATCAGCTGCCGGCTGTAGTGGAATCTTACGCGCCAAACAACTTTATGACAACAGGTGAAGACTGGTCAGACGGATATGTATTGCTGCCATATGGCTTGATGAAAGGTCCAGAGTATTTTGAGATAATAGATGGGGTATAA
- a CDS encoding ABC transporter permease, with translation MKTKGGFWSRLAKNMRKNWILYVMILPPVIYYLVFAYAPMYGIQLAFKNYRVKSGIWGSPWVGLDHFKRFFKSYNFGLLIKNTIGISLYSLLVGFPIPIIFALMLNYIKNKYLQKSVQMVSYAPYFISTVVMCGMIAIFLDPDTGVVNALRNLFGLKSVNFLSNPKMFKSIYVWTGVWQGMGWSSIIYISALSGVDYQLHEAAIVDGASKVKRMWHVDLPSIKPTIVMLLILQMGSLMSVGFEKVFLLQNTLNKQSASVISTYVYEVGLMNNDYGYSTAIDLFNSVINLILIVAANQICKKVADESLF, from the coding sequence ATGAAAACGAAAGGTGGATTTTGGTCAAGGCTTGCAAAGAATATGAGAAAAAACTGGATTCTCTATGTGATGATTCTTCCGCCTGTAATTTATTATCTTGTATTTGCCTATGCACCAATGTATGGGATACAACTTGCCTTTAAAAACTACAGAGTGAAAAGCGGAATTTGGGGAAGCCCATGGGTGGGATTGGATCATTTTAAACGTTTCTTCAAAAGCTACAATTTTGGACTTCTAATTAAAAATACAATAGGAATAAGCCTATATAGTCTTCTCGTGGGATTTCCAATTCCAATTATTTTTGCTCTTATGCTCAATTACATAAAGAATAAATATTTACAAAAATCAGTTCAAATGGTTTCCTATGCTCCTTATTTTATCTCAACTGTAGTCATGTGTGGTATGATTGCCATTTTCTTAGACCCCGATACCGGAGTTGTGAATGCACTTAGAAATCTTTTTGGATTAAAATCTGTGAATTTTCTGTCTAATCCGAAGATGTTTAAATCTATTTATGTCTGGACAGGTGTCTGGCAGGGGATGGGATGGAGTTCAATTATATATATATCTGCACTTTCTGGGGTGGATTATCAGTTACACGAAGCTGCGATTGTGGATGGTGCCAGTAAAGTGAAGCGAATGTGGCATGTGGATCTGCCTTCGATCAAGCCTACGATTGTCATGCTTCTGATCTTACAGATGGGATCGTTGATGAGCGTTGGTTTTGAAAAGGTTTTCCTCTTGCAAAACACGTTAAATAAACAGTCTGCATCTGTGATATCGACTTACGTATATGAAGTTGGACTTATGAACAATGATTATGGATATTCAACGGCAATTGATTTGTTTAATTCGGTCATTAATTTGATCTTAATTGTAGCAGCAAATCAGATATGCAAAAAAGTAGCGGATGAGAGTCTGTTTTAG
- a CDS encoding family 78 glycoside hydrolase catalytic domain, whose product MKVTNLRVNHLTNPMGYQMDQPLFTWVTSNAKGSFQKSAQIQIALDNSFENIVFDSSNSEEISSLGYKADIRLKPHTRYYWRVQVWDDADDHGISDTAWFETGKMEEEWNAKWIGTPYDGHLHPYIRNEFHIPGKIKSARAYVSGLGLYELEINGEKCGDEYLAPFYNDYNEWVQYQTLDVTECLWEGKNVVGALLGNGWYKGRFGFVDKMDQLYGNSFAFICELDIVLETGEHISIGSDETWQCHPSPIVSSSIYDGEIYDALQEVKDWSAVQADTEGFENACVLTPQCGALKERLSPPLVITKRINPIQLLDTLAGEKVLDFGQEVTGWVEFDCHLRKGAKVKLSYAELLQDDNFYNENLRTAKAEYTYRSNGELAHVRPHFTFYGFRFVKVEGVEDIKLDDFTACVIHSDLEQTGNIRTSNQKINRLFENAMWSQRGNFLDVPTDCPQRDERMGWTGDAQVFCATASFNMYTPAFYKKFLYEMYLEQKNQNGSVPHVVPDVLGQIAKIQGQENDAHGSCAWGDAACVIPWTEYLFYGDKELLAEQFKNMKAWVDYIKTQDETYCGGKRLWEHGFHFADWLALDNPDKKSSFGGTNPYYVASGYYYYSASLTAKAAEVLGFAGEQKYYERLTEEVKTAIQQKYFSDGNIIEDTQTALVMSLYMGFVPENQKTQVIERLKKKLDDKKCHLDTGFVGTPYLCPTLSKNGLNDYAYTLLLNEDFPSWLYEVNMGATTIWERWNSVLPNGYVSDTGMNSMNHYSYGSIVEWMYRYMCGLNPVESHPGFKEVVIKPQTDDRLGWVECEYLSAAGLYKISWKIEQGKTTYHVSVPFDSQAKFVLPKASSQATINGEYNHDLVENSEVMLSAGDYKIITVG is encoded by the coding sequence ATGAAGGTTACAAATCTTAGAGTTAATCATCTCACAAATCCGATGGGATATCAGATGGATCAGCCGTTGTTTACATGGGTGACATCTAATGCAAAGGGAAGTTTTCAAAAGTCAGCGCAGATACAAATTGCATTGGATAACAGTTTTGAAAACATTGTCTTTGACAGTTCGAATTCAGAAGAGATTAGTTCGCTGGGCTACAAGGCAGATATTCGGCTGAAACCACATACTAGATATTATTGGAGAGTTCAGGTATGGGATGATGCGGATGATCATGGAATCAGCGATACTGCCTGGTTTGAAACGGGAAAGATGGAAGAAGAATGGAACGCAAAATGGATCGGTACTCCCTATGATGGACATCTTCATCCTTATATCAGAAATGAGTTTCATATTCCGGGAAAGATCAAATCCGCCAGAGCATATGTCTCAGGCCTTGGTCTCTATGAATTGGAAATTAATGGAGAGAAATGCGGCGATGAGTATCTGGCCCCCTTTTATAATGATTATAATGAATGGGTTCAATACCAGACATTGGATGTGACTGAATGCCTGTGGGAGGGTAAGAATGTTGTCGGAGCTCTTTTGGGAAATGGATGGTATAAAGGCAGGTTTGGATTTGTAGATAAGATGGATCAGCTTTATGGGAACTCGTTCGCTTTTATCTGTGAACTGGATATCGTTCTGGAAACCGGGGAGCATATAAGTATTGGGTCTGATGAAACATGGCAGTGCCATCCGTCGCCAATTGTGAGCAGCAGCATCTACGATGGAGAAATATATGATGCTCTGCAGGAAGTGAAAGACTGGTCTGCGGTACAGGCTGATACCGAAGGTTTTGAAAACGCTTGTGTGTTAACACCGCAATGCGGGGCTTTAAAAGAACGGTTAAGTCCTCCGCTTGTGATAACTAAGCGCATAAATCCCATACAGCTTCTGGACACTTTGGCGGGTGAAAAAGTCCTTGACTTTGGACAGGAGGTTACCGGGTGGGTTGAGTTTGATTGTCATCTGCGCAAAGGTGCAAAAGTTAAATTAAGTTACGCAGAACTTCTCCAGGACGATAATTTTTATAATGAAAACTTAAGAACAGCAAAAGCAGAGTATACCTACCGCTCGAATGGAGAATTAGCTCATGTTCGACCGCATTTTACTTTTTATGGATTTCGGTTTGTGAAAGTAGAGGGAGTCGAAGATATCAAGCTGGATGACTTTACTGCCTGTGTCATCCACTCAGATCTTGAGCAGACGGGAAATATCAGGACATCAAATCAGAAAATCAATCGTTTATTTGAAAATGCTATGTGGAGCCAGCGCGGTAATTTTCTGGATGTACCCACTGATTGTCCCCAGAGAGATGAGAGAATGGGTTGGACGGGTGATGCTCAGGTATTCTGTGCTACAGCAAGTTTTAACATGTATACACCTGCATTTTATAAAAAGTTTCTGTATGAAATGTATCTGGAGCAAAAAAATCAGAATGGTTCTGTTCCACATGTGGTTCCGGATGTTTTGGGACAGATTGCAAAAATTCAAGGACAGGAAAATGATGCTCATGGATCTTGTGCCTGGGGTGATGCAGCCTGTGTAATTCCGTGGACAGAGTATCTTTTCTATGGAGATAAGGAACTGTTGGCGGAACAGTTTAAAAATATGAAAGCCTGGGTGGATTATATCAAGACTCAGGATGAAACATACTGTGGAGGAAAAAGACTCTGGGAACATGGATTTCACTTTGCTGACTGGCTGGCACTCGATAATCCGGATAAGAAAAGCAGTTTTGGCGGAACAAATCCGTATTATGTAGCATCCGGATATTATTATTATTCTGCTTCACTTACCGCAAAAGCGGCAGAGGTTCTGGGATTTGCAGGGGAACAGAAGTATTATGAAAGGCTGACTGAAGAGGTTAAAACAGCTATCCAACAGAAATATTTTTCGGATGGAAACATCATCGAAGACACACAGACTGCTCTGGTGATGTCTCTTTACATGGGTTTTGTGCCCGAAAATCAGAAAACTCAAGTGATAGAAAGACTGAAGAAAAAGCTGGATGATAAGAAGTGTCATCTGGACACTGGTTTTGTTGGGACACCCTATCTGTGTCCGACTCTGTCGAAGAACGGGCTGAATGACTACGCTTACACACTGTTATTGAATGAAGACTTCCCAAGCTGGCTGTATGAGGTGAACATGGGAGCAACCACGATCTGGGAACGCTGGAATTCCGTTCTGCCGAATGGTTATGTCAGTGATACCGGTATGAACAGTATGAATCACTATTCTTATGGCTCGATTGTGGAATGGATGTATCGTTACATGTGCGGGCTGAATCCTGTGGAATCTCATCCTGGATTTAAGGAAGTTGTAATAAAACCTCAGACTGATGATCGTCTTGGCTGGGTGGAATGTGAATATCTGTCGGCAGCAGGACTTTATAAAATCAGCTGGAAGATAGAACAGGGGAAAACTACCTATCATGTGTCAGTCCCTTTTGATTCACAGGCAAAATTTGTTCTTCCTAAAGCTTCCAGTCAGGCAACAATAAACGGAGAGTACAATCATGATTTAGTAGAAAATTCGGAAGTAATGTTGTCTGCAGGTGATTATAAGATCATAACAGTTGGATGA